One Flavobacteriales bacterium DNA segment encodes these proteins:
- the recG gene encoding ATP-dependent DNA helicase RecG, protein MQQLFTSIEYLKGVGPKRAELLRSELRIHTFNDLLNYFPFRYVDKTKFYKTNDVNSELPYVQIIGKIIDLKEIGARHSKRLTAKLKDENGAIELVWFKGTKWVKDGIKANVDYIVFGKPNLYNGKINIVHPELEIVSNNKNEGHNSLQPIYSTTEQLSNKGLTNKAIGKLTNVLLPQVINDVKENISDELIKKLNLLPRKEAFINIHFPKDSQTLQRAQYRLKFEELFFLQLQLIRMKIVRQKKLKGFPLSTIGEHFNDFFHNHLPFELTNAQKRVLKEIRQDCSKESQMNRLLQGDVGSGKTLVALMSILMAIDNGFQTCLMAPTEILAQQHFETLNNLLSDMPLRVSLLTGSVKKSERTGIHEGLENGQINILVGTHALLEDKVKFKNLGFVVIDEQHRFGVAQRAKMWLKNNTPPHILVMTATPIPRTLAMTLYGDLDISVIDELPPGRKEIKTIWKLDSGRLNMLGFIQKEIEKGRQAYIVYPLINESEKLDYKDLMDGYNSICRTFKDYNISIVHGQMKSEDKDFEMNRFVKGETQIMVATTVIEVGVNVPNASIMVIESAERFGLSQLHQLRGRVGRGAEQSYCILMSGNKISSEGQERLKTMVRTTDGFEIAEVDLKLRGPGDLMGTQQSGMLELKIADLIKDNAILNYARQLALEVLKEDPSLKLSKNKSILNHYKEVSNRQVEWSRIS, encoded by the coding sequence TGGGAAAATAATAGACCTTAAAGAAATTGGAGCGAGACACAGCAAACGCCTAACAGCTAAATTGAAAGACGAAAATGGAGCAATTGAACTCGTTTGGTTTAAAGGAACAAAATGGGTAAAGGACGGTATAAAAGCAAATGTTGATTATATCGTATTTGGTAAACCTAACTTATACAATGGTAAGATTAATATTGTACATCCTGAGCTAGAAATAGTAAGCAATAACAAAAATGAGGGACACAATAGTTTACAGCCCATTTACTCAACTACAGAACAATTAAGTAATAAAGGACTCACCAATAAGGCTATAGGTAAACTAACAAACGTTCTTCTGCCACAGGTCATCAATGATGTCAAAGAAAATATTTCCGATGAACTCATTAAAAAACTAAATCTTCTTCCACGAAAAGAAGCCTTTATTAATATCCATTTTCCAAAAGATAGTCAAACACTACAAAGAGCACAATACAGACTAAAGTTTGAAGAGTTATTTTTCCTTCAACTTCAACTCATAAGAATGAAGATTGTACGACAAAAAAAATTGAAAGGCTTTCCACTTTCAACCATTGGCGAACATTTTAACGACTTTTTTCATAATCATCTCCCATTTGAACTCACGAACGCTCAAAAGAGAGTGTTAAAAGAAATACGACAGGACTGCTCAAAAGAATCACAAATGAATAGACTACTTCAAGGGGATGTAGGTAGCGGCAAAACCCTTGTAGCCTTAATGTCTATTCTTATGGCGATAGATAACGGCTTTCAGACTTGCTTAATGGCACCCACTGAAATCTTAGCTCAACAACATTTTGAAACACTTAATAATCTACTTAGTGATATGCCCTTGAGAGTTTCACTATTGACAGGTTCAGTCAAAAAATCAGAACGAACTGGAATTCATGAAGGCTTAGAAAACGGACAGATAAACATACTTGTAGGCACCCACGCTTTATTAGAAGACAAAGTGAAATTCAAAAATCTTGGATTTGTTGTTATTGACGAGCAACACCGTTTTGGCGTGGCACAACGAGCTAAAATGTGGCTCAAAAACAATACGCCACCTCACATACTAGTGATGACTGCTACACCAATTCCTAGGACATTGGCAATGACGCTATATGGTGACTTGGACATCTCAGTCATTGATGAACTACCACCAGGCAGAAAAGAAATTAAAACCATTTGGAAATTAGATAGCGGGAGGCTTAATATGCTTGGATTTATACAAAAAGAAATAGAAAAAGGCAGACAAGCATATATCGTTTATCCCTTAATAAATGAAAGCGAAAAGCTAGATTATAAAGACTTAATGGATGGCTATAACAGTATTTGCAGAACGTTCAAGGATTATAACATAAGCATTGTTCATGGTCAAATGAAATCAGAGGACAAGGATTTTGAGATGAATCGATTTGTGAAAGGAGAAACACAAATTATGGTAGCAACTACAGTTATTGAAGTAGGTGTAAATGTTCCTAATGCTTCAATAATGGTTATTGAAAGTGCAGAACGTTTCGGACTATCACAACTCCACCAATTAAGAGGGCGTGTAGGAAGAGGTGCCGAGCAATCTTATTGTATACTAATGAGTGGAAATAAAATTAGTTCAGAAGGTCAAGAACGACTAAAAACAATGGTAAGAACAACTGATGGCTTTGAAATAGCTGAAGTTGATTTAAAATTAAGAGGCCCAGGAGATCTTATGGGTACTCAGCAAAGCGGTATGCTAGAATTAAAAATTGCAGATTTAATCAAAGATAATGCTATTCTAAATTATGCTAGACAACTCGCGCTAGAAGTGTTAAAGGAAGACCCGAGTCTAAAACTATCCAAAAACAAGTCAATTTTAAACCATTATAAAGAAGTAAGTAACAGACAAGTTGAGTGGAGTAGAATATCATAA
- a CDS encoding phenylalanine--tRNA ligase subunit beta, with protein sequence MKISYNWLKEYINIDLDANVVAKYLTDTGLEVEGIEIVESIKGGLKGIVIGEVLTKEQHPNADRLSVTTVDIGKENNLQIVCGAPNVEAGQKVPVATIGTIIYSGDDSFKIKKGKIRGEVSEGMICAEDEIGLGNSHEGIMVLDANAKSGQLASEYFNIKSDIVFEIGLTPNRSDAMSHIGVARDLAAVLHHNNIDCQLKFPDISSFKEGNEKGFSIEVKDYEACPRYVGLTIENITVGNSPDWIKKNLTSIGLTPINNVVDITNYVLHETGQPLHAFDASKIKNQKVIVQQLNENTKFTTLDEQERKLSSKDLIICNGDNEPMCLAGVFGGIDSGVSNSTTSIFLESAYFNPVSVRKTAKRHSLSTDASFRFERSVDPNLVIYALKRAANLLVEICGATISSTISDLYPEKINPTSLTLNYDKVDSLIGEKIDRSQIISILNDLDIDVETKNNDQVELSIPPYRIDVTREEDVIEEILRIYGYNNISIPKQIKSSISYSKKPNSHDLQNTISDLLSSNGFNECMNNSLSKSSYSKLIEEIDDEKQIVLLNPLSQELDGMRQSMLFSGLENISYNLNRKASDLSFYEFGNTYHLENGKYVENRKLILLATGNASFENWYSPSKQKDFFWMKKRVEHILKRLGVTNFKSKTSELSFLDDAYTYTIKKDVIAKFGSVSDSLLSKFGIKNEVLYAEIEWGLLTSRLKHNNTTYKEINKFPSVRRDLALLLDKDIEFSTLNTIAKQTENKLLKSVNLFDVYEGDKLPKGKKSYALSFALESPEKTLTDKEIDKVMSNLIQSFEQKVGAVVRK encoded by the coding sequence ATGAAGATTTCATACAACTGGCTAAAAGAATATATAAACATAGACTTAGATGCTAATGTCGTTGCAAAGTATTTAACAGACACTGGACTAGAAGTAGAAGGAATAGAAATTGTTGAAAGTATAAAAGGTGGACTTAAGGGGATTGTTATCGGTGAGGTACTCACAAAAGAACAACATCCAAATGCTGACAGACTGAGTGTTACAACAGTTGATATTGGCAAAGAAAATAATCTACAAATCGTATGTGGCGCACCAAACGTAGAAGCTGGTCAGAAAGTACCAGTAGCCACAATTGGTACAATTATATACTCTGGCGATGACTCTTTTAAAATTAAAAAAGGAAAAATTCGAGGAGAAGTTTCAGAGGGCATGATTTGTGCTGAAGACGAAATTGGCTTAGGCAATAGTCATGAAGGCATTATGGTTCTTGATGCCAATGCAAAATCAGGTCAACTAGCAAGTGAATACTTTAATATTAAATCGGATATTGTTTTCGAAATTGGACTTACACCTAACCGTTCTGATGCCATGTCTCACATTGGAGTAGCTAGAGATTTAGCAGCAGTGTTACACCACAATAATATAGACTGTCAATTAAAATTTCCAGATATCAGCTCTTTCAAAGAAGGAAATGAAAAAGGATTTTCCATTGAAGTTAAAGATTACGAGGCATGCCCAAGATATGTTGGCTTAACTATTGAAAATATAACTGTTGGCAACTCACCTGATTGGATAAAGAAAAATTTAACATCAATCGGACTAACTCCAATCAATAATGTAGTAGATATTACTAATTATGTGTTGCATGAAACAGGTCAACCATTACATGCTTTTGATGCTTCAAAAATTAAAAATCAAAAAGTTATAGTTCAACAGCTCAACGAAAACACTAAATTCACTACTCTAGATGAACAAGAGAGAAAGTTGTCCTCAAAAGATTTAATCATTTGTAATGGTGATAATGAGCCTATGTGTTTAGCTGGAGTGTTTGGAGGGATTGACTCTGGTGTTAGCAACTCAACAACAAGTATATTTTTAGAAAGCGCATACTTTAACCCCGTAAGTGTCAGAAAAACAGCTAAAAGGCATTCATTAAGCACAGACGCATCATTTAGATTTGAAAGAAGTGTAGACCCAAACTTGGTAATATATGCCCTAAAAAGAGCTGCTAATCTCTTAGTTGAAATTTGTGGAGCTACTATTTCATCAACTATTAGTGATTTATACCCAGAAAAAATTAACCCCACTTCTCTAACACTGAATTATGACAAAGTAGATTCTCTGATAGGCGAGAAAATTGATAGGAGTCAAATTATTTCAATTTTAAACGACTTAGATATTGATGTTGAAACTAAAAATAATGACCAAGTTGAACTATCTATACCTCCTTACAGAATAGATGTTACTAGAGAGGAAGATGTTATTGAAGAAATTTTAAGAATTTACGGATATAACAACATTAGTATCCCAAAACAAATTAAATCGTCCATTTCATACTCTAAGAAACCCAACTCACATGATTTACAGAATACTATTTCTGACCTTCTTAGTAGTAATGGGTTTAATGAATGTATGAATAATTCGCTATCTAAATCCTCTTACTCAAAATTGATAGAAGAAATTGATGACGAAAAGCAAATAGTGCTTTTAAATCCATTAAGTCAAGAGCTTGATGGAATGAGACAAAGCATGCTATTTTCGGGTTTGGAAAACATATCATACAACCTGAATAGAAAAGCGTCTGATTTAAGCTTCTACGAATTTGGCAATACGTATCACCTAGAGAATGGTAAATATGTAGAAAACAGAAAATTAATTCTGTTAGCAACTGGAAATGCATCTTTTGAAAATTGGTATAGTCCATCCAAACAAAAAGATTTCTTTTGGATGAAAAAGCGAGTTGAGCACATACTAAAAAGACTAGGAGTTACTAATTTCAAAAGTAAAACCTCTGAATTATCTTTCCTAGATGATGCTTATACGTATACGATTAAAAAAGATGTAATTGCTAAATTTGGTAGTGTCTCAGACTCTTTACTTAGCAAGTTTGGCATTAAAAATGAAGTGTTGTATGCTGAGATAGAATGGGGACTATTAACAAGTCGATTAAAGCATAATAACACAACGTATAAAGAGATAAATAAATTCCCATCAGTCAGAAGAGACTTGGCTTTATTGCTAGATAAGGATATAGAGTTTTCTACTCTCAACACCATTGCTAAACAAACAGAAAACAAACTGTTAAAATCAGTTAATTTATTCGATGTTTATGAGGGTGATAAACTGCCAAAAGGTAAGAAGTCATATGCATTAAGTTTTGCACTAGAAAGCCCAGAAAAAACGCTTACAGATAAAGAGATTGACAAGGTTATGAGCAACCTAATTCAATCGTTTGAACAGAAAGTAGGTGCTGTAGTTAGAAAGTAA